In one window of Macadamia integrifolia cultivar HAES 741 chromosome 2, SCU_Mint_v3, whole genome shotgun sequence DNA:
- the LOC122059576 gene encoding putative F-box protein At1g65770, with protein MATAQNWSELPVDLLDQIAKPLILYADYIRLRAVCVSWQSALPKIPNHLPRQFPLLMIPNEKESDTHRDFFNLAENKYYRFDFPFEVHNKVLCGSSHGWLVTFDPNTLSISLYNPFTKALIKLPSFPAFDYEEIEYLNKVVLSSSPSSSDFVAIAVIKYSRNMRFCRCRDESWAILREPNGVPLCFFADIIFYKQQIVAVRFDGEVVIMEVIDNNGNSIPKIKINQILVPPYSITFDDTIHLVESDDELFIVSRLVGFTHTDNYFNYHCIATGFSVYKLDLSKNSKGVVNAEYSEVKSLGDRMLILDVGPSSYFSTHDFPGCRRNCIYFTDDLWTGHWEGLACESCVALFDMGDKRIKPLPCYPQELFSPPSVWVTPSPI; from the coding sequence ATGGCAACAGCCCAAAACTGGTCAGAGCTTCCGGTGGACTTGTTAGACCAAATTGCTAAGCCTCTCATTCTCTATGCCGACTATATTCGATTGCGAGCTGTTTGCGTTTCATGGCAATCTGCTCTACCAAAGATACCCAACCACCTACCTCGCCAATTCCCACTTCTGATGATCCCCAATGAAAAGGAAAGCGATACACACCGTGACTTCTTCAACCTTGCCGAGAACAAGTACTATCGATTCGATTTTCCCTTTGAGGTTCATAACAAGGTCCTTTGTGGATCAAGCCATGGTTGGTTGGTTACATTTGATCCAAACACTTTATCCATTAGCCTCTACAATCCTTTCACCAAAGCCCTTATAAAGCTTCCATCTTTTCCTGCATTTGATTATGAAGAGATAGAATATCTGAATAAGGTTGTGTTGTCTTCAAgtccttcttcttctgatttcgTTGCAATAGCTGTGATTAAATATTCTAGGAATATGAGATTCTGCAGATGTAGAGACGAAAGTTGGGCTATTTTAAGAGAACCCAATGGAGTTCCATTATGTTTTTTCGCAGACATTATATTCTATAAGCAGCAAATTGTTGCTGTGAGATTTGATGGAGAAGTTGTGATAATGGAAGTCATTGATAATAATGGAAATTCTATTCCTAAGATTAAGATTAACCAGATACTGGTACCACCATATTCAATCACTTTTGATGATACTATTCATCTAGTGGAGTCTGATGATGAACTTTTCATTGTTAGTCGTTTGGTGGGCTTCACTCACACGGATAACTACTTCAATTACCATTGTATAGCAACTGGGTTTTCTGTTTATAAGCTAGATTTGAGCAAGAACAGTAAAGGGGTTGTAAATGCTGAGTATTCTGAAGTGAAGAGCTTAGGTGACAGAATGCTTATTCTGGATGTGGGTCCATCTTCATATTTCTCAACCCATGATTTCCCTGGATGTAGAAGAAACTGCATATATTTCACTGATGATCTCTGGACTGGTCACTGGGAGGGACTCGCCTGCGAGAGCTGTGTTGCTCTGTTTGACATGGGAGATAAACGGATTAAGCCATTGCCATGTTATCCTCAAGAACTCTTTTCGCCGCCTTCAGTTTGGGTTACACCCAGTCCTATTTAA
- the LOC122059442 gene encoding F-box protein SKIP23-like — protein MAEARKWSELPGELLQKIAKFLTLYADYIRVRAVCVSWQSAIPKTPNHLPRQFPLLMLPYNPESDTRVQFFSLAEKKTYRLDIPFEIHRKFLRGSCHGWLVTVEDTPSVGLFNPFTKVHIELPSFSEFVYHFQGSDSLSKLVLSSSPSSSDFMAIAILGYSFRLAFCRCRDKRWTAVKERDFSYVDLSSSYSDVIFYKEKIVAVKTDGEVIIMDVIGSHGNSTPEVKLKQILRPPDSVRLHFDLSLVESNDDLLIISRPVTLDDNHDYRTIGFAVYKLDFSTNSSGAIDAEWSEVTSLGDRMLFLGLDPSSSFLASDFPGCKGNCIYFTDQNWHDILEGARKEFEFSLFDMDDRRIKPLPSYPRGLPWPPSIWVTPTPI, from the coding sequence ATGGCAGAAGCTCGAAAGTGGTCAGAGCTTCCAGGGGAGTTGTTACAGAAGATTGCGAAGTTCCTCACGCTCTATGCCGATTATATTCGAGTTCGAGCAGTTTGCGTTTCATGGCAATCTGCGATACCAAAGACACCCAACCACCTACCTCGCCAGTTCCCACTTTTGATGCTTCCCTATAATCCGGAAAGCGATACACGCGTTCAATTCTTCAGCCTTGCGGAGAAGAAGACCTATCGCCTCGACATTCCCTTTGAGATCCATAGAAAGTTCCTTCGTGGATCCTGCCACGGTTGGCTAGTTACAGTTGAAGACACTCCTTCCGTTGgcctcttcaatcctttcacCAAAGTCCACATAGAGCTTCCATCCTTCTCTGAATTTGTTTATCATTTTCAAGGGTCAGATTCTCTAAGTAAGCTTGTGCTGTCATCAAGtccctcttcttctgatttcaTGGCTATAGCTATACTTGGGTATTCTTTCAGATTGGCATTCTGCAGATGCAGAGATAAGAGATGGACTGCAGTAAAGGAACGAGATTTTTCTTATGTTGATTTGAGCTCTTCATACTCGGATGTCATATTCTATAAGGAGAAAATCGTTGCTGTGAAAACAGATGGAGAAGTTATCATAATGGATGTTATTGGTAGTCATGGAAATTCTACTCCTGAAGTTAAGCTTAAGCAGATACTGCGACCTCCAGATTCAGTTCGTCTTCATTTTGACTTGTCTCTGGTAGAATCTAACGATGACTTGTTGATTATTAGTCGGCCGGTCACCTTGGATGACAACCATGATTATAGAACAATTGGGTTTGCTGTTTATAAGCTGGATTTTAGCACGAACAGCTCAGGTGCTATAGATGCTGAGTGGTCTGAGGTGACGAGCTTAGGTGACCGGATGCTTTTTCTGGGTTTGGATCCGTCTTCATCTTTCTTGGCCAGTGATTTTCCTGGATGTAAAGGGAACTGCATATATTTCACCGATCAAAATTGGCATGATATCTTGGAGGGTGCCAGAAaggaatttgaattttctttgtTCGATATGGATGACCGACGGATTAAGCCATTGCCCTCATACCCTCGAGGACTCCCTTGGCCGCCCTCAATTTGGGTTACACCCACTCCAATTTAA